In one Gopherus evgoodei ecotype Sinaloan lineage chromosome 1, rGopEvg1_v1.p, whole genome shotgun sequence genomic region, the following are encoded:
- the LOC115660006 gene encoding zinc finger protein 239-like, with amino-acid sequence MELNRDVMQENYRNLFSLGFPIPKCDMASQMEEGKELSDRGHQAFKDTELLKYTHTGDHSGKEEIPQQEDSASMELQRVFSVRSGGDISQDPDLGKAQVSQHNSAMPQREDPSERKPTESTHSEQDLQEQQEDIIPRRTPRSERPTICSECGKGFSRSIHLIQHQRMHTGERPFKCTECGKGFSQSSHLIQHRRIHTGQKPYTCHECGKSFSQSSNLVKHQRIHTGHKPYVCTECGKIFSDSSTCIKHQRMHTGEKPYKCPECGKNFSQRSHLIQHQRIHNGVKPYTCMECGKSFGQSSDLINHSRTHTGEKPYKCTECGKCFSGNSNLIKHQRIHTGENPYHCAQCGKCFRFQPQLVRHQKHHAQ; translated from the exons ATGGAACTcaacagggatgtcatgcaggagaactaccgGAATCTCTTCTCACTAG GTTTTCCAATTCCTAAATGTGACATGGCCTCCCAAATGGAAGAAGGCAAAGAACTGTCTGACCGAGGTCACCAGGCTTTCAAGGATACCGAGCTCTTGAAATACACCCACACAG GAGATCACAGTGGAAAGGAGGAGATTCCTCAGCAGGAAGATTCTGCAAGCATGGAACTGCAGCGGGTGTTTTCAGTGAGATCTGGAGGAGACATATCCCAGGATCCTGACCTGGGAAAAGCCCAAGTGAGTCAGCACAACTCAGCAATGCCACAACGAGAGGACCCTTCAGAGAGGAAACCAACTGAATCGACTCACAGTGAACAAGACCTTCAGGAGCAACAAGAGGACATCATCCCCCGACGAACACCCCGATCAGAGAGACCAACCATATGTTCTGAATGCGGGAAGGGCTTCAGTCGAAGCATACACCTGATCCAGCATCAGAGAATGCACACGGGGGAGAGACCCTTCAAATGCACAGAGTGCGGGAAAGGCTTCAGCCAGAGCTCGCACCTTATTCAGCACCGGAGAATCCACACGGGCCAGAAGCCCTACACATGTCAtgagtgtgggaagagcttcagccagagctccaACCTTGTTAAAcaccagaggatccacacaggacaCAAGCCCTATGTATGCACTGAGTGTGGGAAGATCTTCAGTGATAGCTCCACATGTATAAAACACCAGAGAatgcacacaggagagaagccgtACAAATGTCCCGAGTGTGGCAAAAATTTTAGCCAGCGCTCACACCTCATCCAGCACCAGAGGATCCACAACGGCGTCAAGCCCTACACGTGCATGGAGTGTGGGAAGAGCTTTGGCCAGAGCTCTGATCTGATCAACCACAGCAGGACCCACACCGGGGAGAAACCCTACAAATGCACTGAGTGTGGGAAGTGCTTCAGTGGGAACTCCAATCTGATCAAAcaccagaggatccacacaggagagaatcCCTACCATTGTGCTCAGTGTGGGAAGTGCTTCCGTTTCCAGCCGCAGCTTGTGCGGCACCAGAAACACCACGCGCAGTAG